The Syngnathus scovelli strain Florida chromosome 11, RoL_Ssco_1.2, whole genome shotgun sequence region CAAGGCTTCTCTCCAGTTGATGTGGGTGCTTGTATCTTGTCGTGTTCCGCTTCAACAAAACGACAAACTCAATATGTCGCGCAATGAGTGGGATTCTTTCTGCCTACGTGTTTGTTGCACACAAACTGATGCACAACAAAAAGTCTTTGTGTTTCTCCTCTCGGCCGAGGAGAGGAAGACTTCCCCTCGTGACCTATCTTTCCCTGTCCTTCTTTACGCTGTCGGTTTTGTTTAATGAAGGAGCGCTGGGACACATGAATGGATGCTATTCTGGTCTCAGGCCTTCAATGCCTACAGAGGTGAGGCTTTGACAACTCGATAACTTCTGCACTTGAGTAAAGCAATGTTGTTACAAGGAGAAGAAAGATTTTAATTAGACACAAAGTATTATCCTCACATGCAGTTTGTTTCATATACTCTCAGAGTTCTTTTAAGTCAGTTTAAGTCTCTCAAGTAACCTAAGTCAGCATTTCAATAGACTTtggaacaatacaatacaagttGACTAGTTTTGACATTCGGCTTTTTGTGACTAGTTCATCAGGTTAAAACTATGAGGCCTTAAATGGGATCCCTGCTGGACACCACTTAACAAATTAAAACCTTTATACTCTGACTGATAAGCACTCACAGTCACATTTTTCAGGCAATAATGCCCCCAATTCATCCAACATATTGGAAGCCGGAGTACCAAAGGAGAACTTTCCTGAGTTTTAAACGTTACATTCTTTGGgtgaaaatttgaaatgttgCATCCAATTTCTCCTTCTTGCATAGAAAGTGTCTCAGTGGCCTTGTGCATTTTTTGCATGTGTGAACATCTGCAGTCGTTTGATAAAACTTGCTGTTGGTATCCTGCTCAAACACTTTTTTCGATGCCCTGTTGCCATGGTAATGGAAGTGTGCAAGGCAGCAGCGTCATAGCAGCAGATAACTCACTACCTATTCACACCCAGGAAAAGTGTTAGGGGCAATTTGTTGTTTCTGAAATGCTGTGAGAGAGAAGATTCTAATTTATTTACGTAGGTTGTATGAATCATCTCTTGACCTTTATTTTTCTCTTCCTTCATTCAAGTTAGTGGGGCATTCCCATTTCTTTTCTCATTCTAGTCTGAAGTCAAAGATAATTTTGGAGACCCTGAAAGTGGTGCAGACatcatatttattatatattttgccatattatatatatatatataagcacATCAAATCGCTCAAATTGTTGATTTGTGGAATGAAGCTCAATTTAAAAGTGAATATTCTGGACTTTTCAGGAAATACTGAATGGGTGAGTTTGGTGATGCAGGTTAAACTCCCCACATTAGCAACCTCTCAGCAAATGAGGAAAAACATCAATTCACTGAAtaccaaatacacacacacacacacacacacacacacacacacacacacgcacacacacacacacacaaaggataAACACtattatgaaaatatatatatttatatatatatttgggggATTGTATGTGCCTgattgaagcttttttttttttatccagctgCACTccaatttctctctctctctctctctcttgctacacacacacacaccctctgacacacacttttttttttcatcctttaATCCCAAACTGCTTAAGGAAGCGAAAGCGAGCAATCCTTTTACAATGTCTGGGCTCAGCAGTGTTCGCTCCCTGCTTGCTATCTCACAATGTGGTTGGAGGCTGAAGCCCAGAACCTTCTCTCGGCTCGGTGTGATATAGCCTCTGACAGATGTCGACGTCGCCTTGTCAGCCAGCTACGCTTCTTGTGAAGTAGAGGAAATATCATTGGAGCGCACGTGCTTCGAAGGGGTTCCGATTGTATCGTACGCACAATGATGCATCTTTGTGCCGAAGGGAAAAACCCTCCCGTGAAATTAAATGGAGATTTTTATTCCTCCAGACAGTGATGCATCGTTTTATGTTATATAGCGGGATAGATATTCAATTATGCAAGACTCCCGACAAAATGAATTGTTCATACCTTTCTGTGCTTATTTGTGTATTGGGAGAGCACATGTGGAGTGCTCCCAAAAGGCAACAGGATGAGGGGATGAACTAGCGAGTCAGTGGCCCGTCGAGCCTTTTTGCAGTGATTGAAAGAGACGGTGAGCGCCAACATCTGTTGGTGGATTTGGCCTGAGCTGCTGCGCACCCCTGTGGAATAACGCAAAGTCACTCAAACATGCTGACCTGTTTTCCCTTTCCTCACTTCCATCCCCTCAGTCACCTCATCCGTGTGTGCCCCCTTTTGGACTGAATTACGATGTAGTTTCATGAATCTAAGAAAAGGGGTTAGGCGTGACCTTTCAACGGATAGATGGATTAGATGGGCGTATAAATGTCAAAGAGGCTTTTGACAGATTCATTATCCAAATTTAAGCATAGCGAGAGTGCAGGATACATTCTGGTTGCTACCCCTCCTTTTATCACATTTACATATGAATTTAATAGCACATATGTTTATGcatcataataaataatacacaaaTAGAAACTACTAATGCGAGGCAGTTACACATGCCATGCGTGTTtggttctgccagcgtatttgtACAAATAAAGCTCAGCAAAACACCTGCTCTGTGGATATGAGTAAATAAAAGCTCCAGGCTACTATTGgataaaatacaatttttttttttttataatgcatACAGTTCAAAAGGGGAGACTATATTTATAGCTGATTCTGAATGACTTAATGACCTTGGCAGGAAGGCAGGtcacattaaaataaatcattaccATAGAGGGTGAAGGTGTATGAACTGTAAGGTTAAGGAAGGTTAGAGGTAATTTAAGGTCTGGGTAAACTCCAGGAATTGATTTTGTATATGCaaagatgtgtgtgtctgtgcacgtgtgtgtgcttcCTGAGACATGGAAGGAAAATCAGCGCAAGTGTTGCATTGTGCTCAAGCCACAAAAGCACAGCAAGAAACAAAACACTGAAACAAATAGAAGGTCATGAGTGTATTTTCCATTTGTGGcgcatttgagtctggatgggtGGGatcaaacaataaaaataattctgGCTGCCTTCACAAACTATAAGTAACAATCTTGTTTGCAAATGTACGTAGCACTAAAGAATATTGTCACAAGATGTTGAGAGGTGAAACAATCTTAACCTCCGATGCATGTGTATTATGTAGGAGTTTGCCACACTTACCAAGGAGCTGAACATTTGTCGAGAGCAGCTGCTGGAGAAAGAAGAGGAAATATCGGAGCTGAAAGCCGAAAGGAACAACACCAGGGTACGTGTGCATGAGTGGTTTTGTGtgattgtgtctgtgtgtgtgtgtgtgcttatgtCAGCACATGTCAGATTGAACATAATATTCGCTTTGAATTTAATCCACAATACTCTTATGTGTGTGCTTCCGTACGTATTGTTAGGATAAAAAAAAGGTTTAACGTggatttattgtgtgtgtgtgcatgtagctGCTTCTGGAGCACCTTGAGTGTTTGGTGTCTCGCCACGAGCGTAGTCTCAGGATGACGGTTGTGAAGAGGCAGCCCCCCCCACCATCTGGAGTCTCCAGTGAGGTCGAGGTCCTCAAAGCCCTCAAGTCGTTGTTTGAGCATCACAAAGCTCTGGATGAAAAGGTGAACCATTTCAAAGATTACTAGGACACTGTAACATGGAGTGGAAAAATGATCGTACTTAAGTATTTGTACTCCAGGACATTCCCAGACTGGTTGTAACACGAAAGCCTGTCTTggtaaaataaattattagccAAACTCAATAACATAATGTTaaaaatgatgtgtgtgtgctggtCAGGTGCGTGAGAGGCTTCGCGTGGCTCTGGAGCGGGTGTCCACCCTGGAGGGACAGCTGTCAGCTACCACACAAGAGGTGAAAATCTCTACACAAATTTAGTACACAGGAATTGTGTGTCCTGATGTCACCTTTGATGCTGATTAGAATTTTTGGCACTTGCAGTTCTTGAGCGTTCACTTTATGCATTCACTGAGAGGAGAATGAAATGTGACTTTTGTGATTTTACATTACAGTTGAGCATGGTGAGACAAAGGAAGGATGGTGACTCGGTGGAAGGGACAGATGGATCCAAACCTCCATGGAAGGTCTTCCTGACTGTGTGATTGTTTTTCTGCTCTGTGCTTTATTTTGTTCAAACATTCATGTCTTAAAGGTGATTTACCTTCAAATTGTTTGTATTCGGACAggctgtttttttaaaaagctttgGCCTTCTGCTTCAACAGCAGGGTgatttgtcattaaaaaaatatacacaagcaaaaaatacaagctgagaagaaaaaaaaaaaacccatcatGGGCACTTTGAGTCTGTTTGGAAGGTTTGATTCTCCCAAAACAAACTAGTGAGAGAATCACCTGGTGTGTTTAATTGCACCACTTCAAACAGTTTGCTtgtagtacttttttttttttcccgtgtctgtttttgtgttcaTGATCCCGGCAGTAGAGTCCAAATAATTTGGGCTGCCCACTGTGTTGCCTGTCTGAATATGTGTCCCTTAAGATCTGCTCAATTAATCAACTTCTCTTTGAGCTGTGAAGAGTAAagaaacatcaaaacaacaacatggcAGCGTAACCTCAAACACCCATCTTTGCATAAACTCGCCACAGTCAAATCTAGGCCATCCATTTTTACCAAATATATTTGTTGTCAACATGAACATGTTCAAAATTGCACCACACAGACCAGAACTTATTTCTACCACCCGAATGCGCTCTCATTTCCATTAATTGCGTGGGTTTACCTTGCAGAGACTCCCCAACGGCTCCATAGATGTTCACGAAGATGGCAACCGGGTATCTGAGCTTCAGGAGCTCCTGGACAGAACCAGTAAGGAACTGGCACAGACCCGCGAGCACTCCGCCTCCCTTAACGGTCGCGTGGCCGAGCTGGAGGCCGAGCTGGCGAGCGCGCGGCGGGAGTTGAGTCGCAGtgaggagctgtcaatcaaacagcaGAGGGAGCAGAGAGAGGTGAGAAGCATCAACGTAAAAATCTATAATGGTGTTGTCGTGGAAACGAGCTACGATGCGAGGTGAAGCAAAATAAGATAAAAGGTTAATAAAACATTGTTCATTATGCTTCACGGGAGGCTAATAGCAATCAATCCTGCTAAAGTTGTGAATAATGAATGTTGAACCTTGATTTTCTGACCTTGAAGGTCTCATTAATCTTACGCAATGGATATTACACATCATTTAGATGAACTCCAGCCAATAACGAGAATGAATTGATACAATGTAGCCTatgaaaataattgaaatacGATTCATGTATAATTAATTAAAAGTGGATGTTGGAAATTAGTACATCTGAAATGATCATGCTGTCAATCCTACTTGTATTCGACCCACATATTACACTAAAAGCCCTTTTGGGTTTGTGGTTGTCTCATCTTGCAGAGAGAAGACATGGAGGAAAGAATAACAACGTTGGAAAAACGTTACCTTGCCGCCCAGCGAGAAACCACACACATCCACGATCTCAATGACAAGCTGGAGAACGAGCTGGCCACCAAGGACTCCCTGCACAGACAGGTAGCGTGATGGACAAGCACCGTCCGCTtaatatgaataaaatatacACATGGTCAAAGTTGCCAATCATAAGAAAAACACACTTATAGCTAATGGcgaggggttggggggggttCATAGCGTAGGAGGTTCATGTAAAGTGTTGGGTGAATCTGAGTTCACGTCCCAATCGGGAATTCAAGCAACATCCTCCACATCCTTGCCCTCACTCTGCACAACTGTCTCCtgtacacgtgtgtgtgcgtgcacgtgtgtgtgtgtttgtgagtcagAGTGAAGAGAAAGTGCGCCAGCTGCAGGAGATGCTGGAAATGGCTGAGCAGAGGTTGGCTCAAACTATGAGGAAGGCTGAGACGTTGCCAGAGGTGGAGGCTGAGCTGGCACAGCGAGTAGCAGCACTGTCCaaggttacacacacacacacacacatatactgtTTACATTAATGCACGGTCATTGAAACTTGATAAGTACAAGAACGTAAAGAGTCAGCAATTTGCAAATGTAAAACGTATTGCAGTGGAGCAGTCAAAGATGTGTCGTCAATTTGACACGCCGCAGCGAACGAAGAGTGTGTATTCGACAATTTCACTTTGCAAGGCCTTTCGAGAGCGACCTGTGTgcagatgaatgaataaatgtcttCCCTTTTAGGCTGAGGAGCGTCATGGCAACGTGGAAGAGCGGCTCAGACAGCTGGAATCAcaactggaggagaagaaccaaGAACTAGGaagggtgtgtatgtgtgtttgtgtaaaagaatgtgtgtgcgtgccctgCAGGATCTCTCTGACctcttagtgtgtgtgtgcgtgcgtgcatgtgtgttgacTGATGCTTCATATTAGTGGGATGCCTCGCCTCTGTGCTCCCTCATGCatacactaacacacacacatcattttcCTGGTTCATTGTTGCATGAATTTGAACCAAATCCACATATTGTCCCTGAGACTTGCTCgcccgcccccctcccccccaaataTGAGTGATTTGCTGCTATCTTTAGATGAATTCACGCTAGGCTAATTTTTCCCTCTCACTGCCATTGTTCGTCTATATTTAGTCAGCGGCGCTCTCTGAGAATTTCTCTTTTGTATGTCTCACTTGATTTACTTCAATATCCTCTTTACTGCCACGCAAAAATggttgtaatttaaaaaaaaataaaagcgtaAACAATTCAAAGAGAATAAAGCGTGGTCTTGTCTGCGCTCATCAGGCTCGTCAACgggagaagatgaatgaagaaCACAACAAACGTTTATCCGACACCGTTGACCGTCTTCTCACCGAGTCCAACGAACGACTGCAGCTCCATTTGAAAGAACGCATGGCTGCACTGGAGGACAAGGCGAGGCCCATGCACTTAGTTTTGAATATGTCATTTTTTTGCACTTGATTTTGACAAAACGTCATCATCTTTGTGTCTAGAACTCTCTTATTCAAGATCTCGAGAATTGTCAGAAACAGTTGGAGGAATTCCATCACACACGGGTCAGTGCTCTTGAATCAAATCTGAAATTGATGTACCTATTGGAATAATTAATCATTTAGTCACAGAAAGGAATCAAATACCGCATATGATTCATTTtttctattttgtatttattgtatttccTTTTTTAAGAATTCTCTTTCCGTGCAGgaacgtctgattggcgagattGAGAAACTGAGAAACGAGATTGACCATTTGAAACGTCGCAGTGGGGCATTCGGAGACGGAAGTTCAAGTCACCCTCGGTACGCAATCTTATGTAGTGATTCGTTAGACAATCTAATGTCACTTGGTGTAGCCATTTTACACTACTTTGGTGACCTTATTCTGAAACATGATTGATTTTTGTCTAATATCACCTCAGGTCTCATTTGGGCAGTGCAAGCGACCTTCGCTTCTCTGTGGTGGAAGGCCAAGATGGCCACTACAGCACGACTGTGATCAGGCGGGCCCAAAAGGGCAGACTCTCGGCGCTACGAGATGACCCAAACAAGGTGCAAATAACATTTGGTATTTTACCCAAAGCATCATGATCCACACTCTAAGCAGGGTGGTCCAAACAGTTTATACATGTTAGTGTTCTGACCACATTTTGTTTTGCGTTTACGTTTCTGCGTACTGCCTGGTCTTTGATGAGGAGCTCCACGCAGGGATCTTCATGCCTAACTTCATTCTCTACTAACCTCTCTTTATCTGTCCCTCACCTGCTGACATGGACATGCTCTCTAATGTAAGTCCCTTGTTCATTCATATTCATACAGAAACTACCCTCGAATGTACcagttcatttttttcttttgttacaTCATTATTCATCCATGTTAGTGTGTTTATTtgctcaatgtgtgtgtgtgcgtgtgtgtgtaggtttGTGGCATGTTCGAACAGGACTACCCTTCGCTGCGAGGGAGCGTCAGCCACCTCCTCGGCAGCGACATGGAGGCCGAGTCCGACCTGGACGACGACGTGAGCTCGGCCATGCTCTCCCCAAGCGGTCAATCGGACGCTCAGACCCTCGCTCTGatgctgcaggagcagcttgacGCCATCAACGAAGAGATAAGGTGACATTGTGCAGTGATGGAGAGGAGACACTCAGCTAATATTTCTCGTGTGGGACGCGCAGGATGATCCAAGTGGAGAGAGAGTCGACTGACCTGCGCTCGGACGAGATCGAGTCCCGCATGAACAGCGGCAGCATGGACGGACTCAACGTGACGCTTCGGCCACGGGCGCTGCCCACGTCGGCCACGGCCCAGTCCTTGGCGTCGTCCTCCTCGCCGCCGACCAGCGGCCACTCTACGCCTAAACATCACGCACGCAACACCAGTCATCATCTAGGCATCATGACTCTGGTAAGAATCACACAGTTCCTAAGAaagaattattatatatatttttttaatcatgtgtTTTATTTACCGGTAGCCAAGCGACTTGAGGAAACACCGAAGAAAAGTTGCAGTGAGTCAACTTGAACATTTTGTCTCTTTGCTGCCCTCTCACCACATCCATAAATAaacattataatttttttttttagtcaccgGTGGAGGTGGACAAGGCGACAATCAAGTGTGAAACCTCGCCTCCTTCCTCGCCGCGCAGTTTACGTCTAGAAACTAATTTCGCCCAATTCACCGGCAGTCTGGAAGATGGACGAGGGTACAAACACGTTCACTCGACACCAAGTGATGACGATTAGCTAATTCACGATCATGTTTAATTCCGATTCTCAGAGGACTCTGAATCCCGATGCTTGATGTCCAGAAAAAAACTAAGGCCAAGCTAAATCCGAGCTAACATTATCATGCCTCATTTGAACTGATTGCAGAAAGCAGAAGAAAGGTATAAAGTCATCGATTGGCCGATTGTTTGGGAAGAAGGAGAAGGGGGGTCGAATGGAGCAGACCAGGGATTTTACCAGGGATGGACAACCTCTACCAGCGTTAACAGGTAGGCTCACACCTTGACCTAATTATTTGTCAACTTTGATCATTTTTGTccgtaaatgtctttcagactTTGACATGGCTGTTGGAGACACTATGAcgctgggaaaactgggcacccAAGCGGAACGGGATCGCAGGATGAAGAAAAAGTAAACGCTTACGTTAATCTCCTGACAttgtagaattttttttcaacatgtaCATGTTtgataatcctttttttttccccctttgtcTTAAATCCCAGACATGAGCTCCTGGAAGACGCCAGGAAAAGAGGCTTACCGTTTGCGCAGTGGGACGGTCCGACGGTTGTTTCCTGGCTAGAGGTTCTGATTCCACTTCTTCTGTTCTAGGGAGACATTTCTCCTGTTACGTAGACACCGCTTGACCGGTCCGTTCCTTCTCCAGCTGTGGGTGGGCATGCCAGCTTGGTATGTGGCAGCATGTCGCGCTAACGTGAAGAGTGGAGCCATCATGT contains the following coding sequences:
- the ppfia4 gene encoding liprin-alpha-4 isoform X7, whose translation is MMCEVMPTINEGDSAGPPRGPGSVPNGSEQEANFEQLMVNMLDERDKLLESLRETQETLIQSQTKLQAALHERDVLQRQINAALPQEFATLTKELNICREQLLEKEEEISELKAERNNTRLLLEHLECLVSRHERSLRMTVVKRQPPPPSGVSSEVEVLKALKSLFEHHKALDEKVRERLRVALERVSTLEGQLSATTQELSMVRQRKDGDSVEGTDGSKPPWKRLPNGSIDVHEDGNRVSELQELLDRTSKELAQTREHSASLNGRVAELEAELASARRELSRSEELSIKQQREQREREDMEERITTLEKRYLAAQRETTHIHDLNDKLENELATKDSLHRQSEEKVRQLQEMLEMAEQRLAQTMRKAETLPEVEAELAQRVAALSKAEERHGNVEERLRQLESQLEEKNQELGRARQREKMNEEHNKRLSDTVDRLLTESNERLQLHLKERMAALEDKNSLIQDLENCQKQLEEFHHTRERLIGEIEKLRNEIDHLKRRSGAFGDGSSSHPRSHLGSASDLRFSVVEGQDGHYSTTVIRRAQKGRLSALRDDPNKDYPSLRGSVSHLLGSDMEAESDLDDDVSSAMLSPSGQSDAQTLALMLQEQLDAINEEIRMIQVERESTDLRSDEIESRMNSGSMDGLNVTLRPRALPTSATAQSLASSSSPPTSGHSTPKHHARNTSHHLGIMTLPSDLRKHRRKVASPVEVDKATIKCETSPPSSPRSLRLETNFAQFTGSLEDGRGKQKKGIKSSIGRLFGKKEKGGRMEQTRDFTRDGQPLPALTDFDMAVGDTMTLGKLGTQAERDRRMKKKHELLEDARKRGLPFAQWDGPTVVSWLELWVGMPAWYVAACRANVKSGAIMSALSDTEIQREIGISNPLHRLKLRLAIQEMVSLTSPSAPLTSRTSSGNVWVTHEEMENLASSTKATLAYGDMNHEWIGNEWLPSLGLPQYRSYFMECLVDARMLDHLTKKDLRSHLKMVDSFHRASLQYGIMCLKRLNYDRKELERRREDSQHEMKDVLVWTNEQVIHWVQSIGLREYCGNLLESGVHGALVSLDETFDYSSLALILQIPMQNTQARQVLDREFNNLLALGTDRRLEESGDDKSFRRSPSWRKRFRAREGGAGLGMMAGSMETLPAGFRMPSMSMPPSMNLMPKKQLQPEAPPPASPRLDPSTVRTYSC
- the ppfia4 gene encoding liprin-alpha-4 isoform X6, coding for MEGLPDCRLPNGSIDVHEDGNRVSELQELLDRTSKELAQTREHSASLNGRVAELEAELASARRELSRSEELSIKQQREQREREDMEERITTLEKRYLAAQRETTHIHDLNDKLENELATKDSLHRQSEEKVRQLQEMLEMAEQRLAQTMRKAETLPEVEAELAQRVAALSKAEERHGNVEERLRQLESQLEEKNQELGRARQREKMNEEHNKRLSDTVDRLLTESNERLQLHLKERMAALEDKNSLIQDLENCQKQLEEFHHTRERLIGEIEKLRNEIDHLKRRSGAFGDGSSSHPRSHLGSASDLRFSVVEGQDGHYSTTVIRRAQKGRLSALRDDPNKVCGMFEQDYPSLRGSVSHLLGSDMEAESDLDDDVSSAMLSPSGQSDAQTLALMLQEQLDAINEEIRMIQVERESTDLRSDEIESRMNSGSMDGLNVTLRPRALPTSATAQSLASSSSPPTSGHSTPKHHARNTSHHLGIMTLPSDLRKHRRKVASPVEVDKATIKCETSPPSSPRSLRLETNFAQFTGSLEDGRGKQKKGIKSSIGRLFGKKEKGGRMEQTRDFTRDGQPLPALTDFDMAVGDTMTLGKLGTQAERDRRMKKKHELLEDARKRGLPFAQWDGPTVVSWLELWVGMPAWYVAACRANVKSGAIMSALSDTEIQREIGISNPLHRLKLRLAIQEMVSLTSPSAPLTSRTSSGNVWVTHEEMENLASSTKAANEEGSWAQTLAYGDMNHEWIGNEWLPSLGLPQYRSYFMECLVDARMLDHLTKKDLRSHLKMVDSFHRASLQYGIMCLKRLNYDRKELERRREDSQHEMKDVLVWTNEQVIHWVQSIGLREYCGNLLESGVHGALVSLDETFDYSSLALILQIPMQNTQARQVLDREFNNLLALGTDRRLEESGDDKSFRRSPSWRKRFRAREGGAGLGMMAGSMETLPAGFRMPSMSMPPSMNLMPKKQLQPEAPPPASPRLDPSTVRTYSC